Proteins encoded together in one Candidatus Sulfotelmatobacter sp. window:
- a CDS encoding L-threonylcarbamoyladenylate synthase produces the protein MRAEILKISSDTPESSLVKYAADQIRSGEVLGMPTDTFYGLAADPFNLRAVDRVYDIKTRSRHKPLSLLIESTDQAEELAKPLPEEFYALARKFWPGPLTIIVKAGSRLPLKVTANTGNVALRVPNAKIPLAVVTAAAIPITATSANLSGASECTSAEQVREQLEGRINIIVDGGSSPRDIASTIVDLSDEEARWRIIREGAIPSDEISKFFAG, from the coding sequence GTGCGCGCCGAAATTCTGAAGATTAGTAGCGATACCCCTGAATCCTCTCTGGTGAAATACGCCGCCGATCAGATTCGCTCCGGCGAAGTACTGGGCATGCCCACCGATACGTTCTATGGACTGGCCGCCGATCCCTTCAACCTGCGCGCAGTCGATAGGGTGTACGATATCAAAACGCGCTCGCGCCATAAACCTCTGTCGCTGCTCATCGAGAGTACCGATCAGGCCGAAGAACTGGCCAAGCCGCTGCCCGAAGAGTTCTACGCGTTGGCCCGCAAGTTCTGGCCGGGTCCGCTGACCATCATCGTGAAGGCTGGATCGCGCCTGCCGCTGAAAGTCACCGCCAACACTGGCAATGTCGCTCTGCGCGTGCCCAATGCGAAGATTCCGCTGGCCGTGGTGACGGCTGCGGCCATTCCGATCACCGCGACTTCGGCCAACCTGAGCGGAGCGTCGGAGTGCACCAGCGCCGAGCAGGTCCGCGAACAACTCGAGGGCCGCATCAATATCATTGTCGACGGCGGCTCTTCACCGCGTGATATTGCATCGACCATCGTCGATCTGAGTGATGAAGAAGCGCGCTGGCGCATCATTCGCGAGGGCGCCATCCCCAGCGACGAAATCTCAAAGTTCTTTGCGGGTTGA
- a CDS encoding carbohydrate kinase → MKKKVVGLGEVLWDLLPERTCLGGAPANFAYITTLMGDQGIVASRVGEDSRGLEALRRLEELGLDIDHVQTDPLHPTGTVKVELDAKGVARFEIADPVAWDFLDWTPDWRLLAESADAICFGSLAQRSEESRATIRHFLGATSPGAVKVFDVNLRQCYHSQEVLAESMRLADIVKLNDEELPKIMSLEKVPHKEALTSAQWLIGEYDLKMVCITRGSRGSLLVRGGDWAEHAGFRVRVADTVGSGDAFTAGLVHEYLHGASLDLMNEVANLVGAWVASEVGAMPTPKRGALEHSLAEIR, encoded by the coding sequence ATGAAGAAGAAAGTCGTAGGCCTCGGCGAAGTTCTCTGGGATCTGTTGCCGGAGCGGACTTGTCTGGGCGGAGCGCCGGCGAACTTTGCCTACATCACGACGCTGATGGGCGATCAGGGGATTGTGGCGAGCCGCGTGGGCGAGGATTCGCGCGGACTCGAAGCGCTACGGCGACTGGAGGAACTGGGACTCGACATCGATCACGTGCAGACCGACCCTTTACATCCCACCGGCACCGTGAAAGTGGAACTTGACGCCAAGGGAGTCGCGCGCTTTGAGATTGCGGATCCGGTGGCCTGGGATTTTTTAGACTGGACGCCGGATTGGCGACTTCTGGCCGAAAGCGCAGACGCAATTTGTTTTGGATCGCTGGCGCAACGGTCGGAAGAGAGCCGGGCAACGATTAGGCATTTTCTCGGCGCCACCTCGCCCGGTGCGGTGAAAGTTTTCGACGTCAACCTGCGCCAGTGTTATCACTCGCAGGAAGTTCTGGCGGAATCGATGCGGCTGGCAGACATCGTGAAGCTGAATGACGAGGAACTGCCGAAGATCATGAGCCTGGAAAAAGTTCCGCACAAAGAGGCGTTGACATCGGCGCAGTGGTTGATCGGCGAGTATGATCTGAAAATGGTCTGCATCACCCGGGGCTCGCGCGGCAGTTTGCTGGTGCGCGGCGGGGATTGGGCCGAGCATGCGGGGTTCCGCGTGCGCGTGGCGGATACCGTGGGATCGGGAGACGCGTTCACGGCGGGCTTAGTACACGAGTATTTGCATGGTGCGTCGCTGGACTTGATGAACGAAGTGGCGAATCTCGTGGGAGCCTGGGTAGCGAGTGAAGTGGGCGCAATGCCTACGCCCAAGCGCGGAGCGCTCGAACACTCGCTGGCCGAGATTCGGTAG
- a CDS encoding TonB-dependent receptor, which produces MKRSVAIWVALLGLVCSLWVSSALGQAVYGSILGTVTDPSGAAVNGAKVTVTSQTKNVSTDVTTNESGNYSATHLIPDVYMIRIAGTGFKTLEYKDIQVSADTAAHIDGQFQVGSASEQVEVTAEAPQLKTDRADVSIEFSAKMVEDAPILNRNFTSFELLSPGTQKLVGWSHAATENPQGGQQIFVNGQHFSGTAFELDGTDNQDPILGIIVVNPNLDAVQEAKVTLGNYDAEFGKAVAGVVTVQTKSGSNDFHGSGFWFRRTDALAARDPFTQYQPDAVTGRLIPSSRWQQFGATIGGPIIKNKLFFFGDFQATRQKNGISNQETIPTLTAEQSCNPATNGSSSTPGFCNLVDYGQIMTNNGAPFIFVPTGDSAGARSNVFCGSLGIVAQGGCSGTTAGVSNQFLIPIGMLSTAATNMLAAFPNPTSSGTCQIGAANSSGCENNFVGAGAGPYNQNSFDTRIDYAASQSVSVFGRFSFNHFSLSGAPSLGAVGGIGFGPGGLAGSSIVHNYSLATGVTKTFSSTLLGDFRFGYFQYNPLTNKPDAGTAAMTNFGIPNANMGDNFTSGLGEFDMVNGSGNNTSTNLSNFGDGLGVARCNCPLIERERQYQFVGNITKIMGNHQFKFGADVRFATNLRVPSDSNRTGVYQFSSGDTANSGSGGLDLATFLLGDVTQLSRYVSTSVNAAERQHRMFYYGQDTWRVTPKLTVNYGLRWEVYFPEYVNGKDNGGFANIVQGVDRVAGEAGIGLNGNIDNKWSYFAPRLGFAYQVNQKTVVRMGYGRSYDMGVFGSNFGHAVTQNLPVLASQLVQPATAFRESPFTLDQGPPIFTFPAIPSNGLFPVAGPQCYQSSTLPASSGGGPSGQSCTQPHIRPTYQRLPTLDAWNVTLQRQLDRSTSIEVAYVGNKGTNTFMGDGPTYNVNPVAIGPGTAKVAFDPVVCNGIVNTGCTTPSFSANVPQVQRRPLYNAFTYTGYPDPTNVAIAGVPSIVPGTLQCCSTDQGNYLGNNADSIYNALQIKVDRRLSQGLQLLSHYTFAHAMAYNNGYYADNHAYAYGPDDEVRNHVWVTSLVYELPFGKGKSFMGDSGRLADLFIGGWQISGTTNWSGGLPWTPSFSNCNQVNDVGTCEPVKNGSFHLGAGSFQHPAGQHPFVTFFTPIPTLSYPDPTTLGPNVDTCTLTRPSGQGWAMPACGALGNAGLFSLRGPRAFFADSAAFKNFSITERVKAQFRMDVFNLFNHPVLGFSGNQGGTGQCIDCSGNGQITDIEADASPGSTTGMRQIEFALKFSF; this is translated from the coding sequence ATGAAAAGATCAGTGGCGATCTGGGTGGCTTTGCTCGGTCTGGTGTGCAGTCTGTGGGTGTCGAGCGCTTTGGGTCAAGCAGTGTACGGCAGCATTCTCGGTACAGTGACAGACCCGTCCGGGGCGGCGGTGAATGGCGCCAAAGTTACCGTTACCAGCCAGACTAAGAACGTGTCCACCGACGTCACGACCAACGAGAGCGGCAACTACTCAGCCACGCACTTAATCCCGGACGTTTACATGATCCGGATCGCGGGCACCGGGTTTAAGACTCTTGAGTATAAGGACATTCAGGTGTCGGCCGATACAGCGGCGCACATCGACGGCCAGTTCCAGGTTGGATCGGCGAGCGAGCAGGTGGAAGTGACCGCCGAAGCGCCGCAATTGAAGACGGACCGCGCCGATGTTTCGATCGAGTTCAGCGCAAAGATGGTGGAAGACGCTCCCATTCTGAACCGAAACTTTACTTCTTTTGAATTGTTGTCCCCCGGCACCCAGAAGTTGGTGGGATGGAGCCACGCGGCGACCGAGAATCCGCAGGGCGGGCAACAAATTTTTGTGAACGGGCAGCACTTCAGCGGAACGGCCTTTGAGTTGGACGGAACCGATAACCAAGACCCGATCCTTGGGATTATTGTAGTTAACCCGAACCTGGATGCGGTGCAAGAGGCCAAGGTTACGCTGGGCAACTACGACGCCGAGTTCGGCAAGGCCGTGGCGGGTGTGGTAACGGTGCAGACGAAGTCGGGAAGCAATGATTTTCACGGCAGCGGATTCTGGTTCCGGCGTACGGATGCGCTAGCGGCCCGCGATCCTTTCACGCAATATCAGCCCGATGCGGTGACAGGCAGATTGATTCCGTCTTCAAGGTGGCAGCAATTTGGAGCCACGATCGGCGGACCGATCATCAAGAACAAACTATTTTTCTTCGGAGACTTCCAGGCGACGAGGCAGAAGAACGGGATCAGCAATCAAGAGACGATTCCGACACTGACCGCGGAGCAGTCGTGTAATCCGGCGACCAATGGCTCGAGTTCAACGCCGGGGTTTTGCAATCTGGTCGACTATGGCCAGATTATGACGAACAATGGGGCGCCATTTATCTTCGTTCCGACTGGGGACTCCGCGGGTGCGAGAAGCAATGTATTTTGCGGGTCGTTGGGTATTGTTGCTCAAGGAGGCTGCAGCGGCACAACGGCTGGAGTTTCCAACCAGTTCCTGATTCCGATCGGCATGTTGTCGACTGCTGCAACGAACATGTTGGCAGCCTTTCCGAATCCAACGTCTTCAGGGACTTGCCAAATCGGCGCTGCGAATTCATCCGGGTGTGAGAATAACTTTGTGGGAGCGGGCGCCGGACCGTATAACCAGAACAGCTTTGATACTCGCATTGACTATGCCGCGAGCCAGAGCGTGAGCGTATTCGGGCGCTTCAGCTTCAATCATTTCAGTTTGTCGGGGGCTCCGAGCTTGGGCGCGGTGGGCGGCATCGGGTTCGGGCCCGGCGGATTAGCGGGTAGTTCCATCGTCCACAATTACAGCTTGGCGACCGGCGTCACCAAGACCTTCAGCTCGACCCTCTTGGGTGACTTCCGCTTTGGATATTTCCAATACAACCCCCTGACTAATAAGCCCGATGCGGGGACGGCGGCGATGACGAATTTCGGCATCCCGAACGCGAACATGGGTGACAACTTTACTTCCGGTCTAGGTGAATTCGACATGGTCAATGGGAGTGGAAACAACACTTCGACCAATTTGTCGAATTTCGGCGATGGGCTGGGCGTGGCGCGCTGTAACTGCCCTTTGATCGAACGCGAGCGGCAGTACCAGTTCGTCGGCAACATTACCAAGATCATGGGCAATCACCAGTTTAAGTTCGGCGCCGATGTCCGGTTTGCCACCAACCTGCGCGTACCCAGCGATTCCAATCGGACGGGCGTGTATCAATTCAGCAGCGGCGATACGGCGAACTCCGGCAGCGGCGGGTTGGATTTGGCAACCTTCCTGCTGGGTGACGTGACCCAGTTAAGCCGCTACGTGAGCACGAGTGTCAACGCGGCCGAAAGGCAGCATCGGATGTTCTATTACGGCCAGGACACCTGGCGCGTAACTCCTAAGCTTACCGTGAACTACGGCCTACGTTGGGAGGTTTATTTTCCGGAGTACGTGAACGGCAAGGATAATGGCGGGTTCGCCAATATCGTCCAAGGCGTGGACCGGGTCGCGGGCGAAGCTGGAATCGGACTCAATGGGAACATCGACAACAAGTGGAGTTACTTCGCACCGCGGCTTGGATTTGCCTATCAGGTGAACCAGAAAACCGTGGTCCGCATGGGATACGGTCGTAGCTACGACATGGGGGTGTTCGGCTCGAATTTCGGACACGCAGTTACGCAAAATCTGCCGGTGCTGGCCAGCCAGTTGGTGCAACCGGCGACGGCCTTCCGCGAGTCGCCGTTCACGTTAGACCAGGGCCCTCCGATTTTCACGTTCCCAGCGATTCCGTCAAACGGATTGTTCCCCGTGGCCGGGCCGCAGTGTTACCAGTCCTCGACTCTTCCCGCATCGTCTGGCGGAGGGCCCTCGGGGCAGAGTTGCACGCAGCCTCACATTCGTCCGACGTACCAGCGTCTGCCAACTCTCGATGCCTGGAACGTTACACTGCAACGTCAGTTGGACAGGTCCACGTCAATCGAAGTGGCGTATGTCGGCAACAAGGGAACTAACACGTTCATGGGCGACGGGCCGACCTACAACGTCAACCCGGTGGCAATCGGACCAGGCACGGCCAAGGTCGCGTTTGATCCAGTGGTCTGCAATGGGATCGTCAACACGGGGTGTACCACGCCATCGTTCTCGGCGAATGTGCCGCAAGTGCAGCGGCGACCGTTGTACAACGCATTTACATACACGGGCTATCCGGACCCGACGAACGTAGCCATCGCCGGAGTTCCCAGCATCGTGCCCGGTACCTTGCAGTGCTGTTCGACGGATCAAGGCAACTACCTGGGAAACAATGCAGACAGCATCTACAACGCGTTACAAATCAAAGTGGACCGCCGGCTTTCGCAAGGGCTGCAATTGCTGTCGCACTACACGTTTGCCCACGCCATGGCCTATAACAACGGCTACTACGCCGACAATCACGCCTATGCTTACGGTCCTGATGATGAGGTGCGTAATCATGTGTGGGTGACGAGCCTGGTATACGAATTGCCATTCGGGAAAGGCAAGTCGTTCATGGGAGACTCCGGTCGACTAGCCGATCTGTTCATCGGAGGATGGCAGATCTCGGGGACGACGAACTGGAGCGGCGGGCTACCCTGGACGCCGAGCTTTTCAAATTGCAACCAAGTCAACGACGTCGGAACTTGCGAGCCGGTAAAGAACGGTTCGTTCCATTTGGGCGCGGGCTCGTTCCAGCACCCGGCTGGGCAGCATCCGTTCGTTACCTTCTTCACGCCGATCCCGACGCTGTCGTATCCGGACCCAACAACCTTAGGGCCTAACGTGGATACCTGCACTCTCACCCGGCCCTCCGGGCAGGGATGGGCAATGCCAGCTTGCGGAGCATTGGGAAATGCGGGGCTGTTTAGCTTACGCGGACCTAGGGCGTTCTTTGCGGATTCCGCAGCGTTCAAGAACTTCTCCATTACCGAACGTGTGAAGGCACAGTTCCGCATGGATGTCTTCAACTTGTTCAACCATCCGGTTCTGGGCTTCAGCGGCAACCAGGGCGGTACGGGGCAGTGCATCGATTGCTCCGGCAATGGCCAGATTACCGACATCGAAGCCGACGCTTCGCCGGGTTCGACTACCGGTATGCGTCAGATCGAGTTTGCGCTCAAGTTCTCGTTCTAG
- a CDS encoding alpha-galactosidase, which translates to MKRNGRGSFPQSYSSILVLMLAGFAGLMLSCTKVSVQPKAPPSRPSYINVEVRDGGPVVITTSAAEFQILPSGFLQASLLKDGKHLTLDEPNVGSTGGSDSIILAGKELDFVPDFSAAKVLESNGKLGRGKRVEIPAHPLAPSGVAIDRMLVVEAYDDFPNIALVSSTYKNVGTTDIPIEQVWMQQHRLNARQVDSKAEPYDMWSFQGSSYEWGKDDVVKLTRTSSQPNAMGEMVKGGYGGGIPVVAFWTAQVGEAIGHVETLPWTLSMPVKAEKDGRISASVEIPVNATLKPGESYSSPRSFVSVYAGDYYEPLRIWSSVLQKEGWEIPKPSSEAYNVSWCGWGYEFNVTPAQMLGTVPKLKELGIKWATLDDRWFDTYGDWNPRADTFPGDSIKKMVDDFHKQGILAQLWWLPIAVEDGQGKYESHKYAMSQVVKEHPEWLILDKNGKHARITRDLAALDPSLPEVQAYYKQLTEKFIRDWGFDGSKLDNIYSVPACYNPAHHHKSPQESVNAMGEVYKTIFETTRAIKPESVTQACPCGTPPSLAWLPFIDQAVTADPVGAAQVRRRIKMYKALLGPESAVYGDHVELSSMTPTGGGNWSEHGEDFASTLGTGGVPGTKFVWPDPGAKFKPVALTAEKEERWKKWIGLYNEKMLSKGEFRDLYVYGYDVPEGYAIEKDGKMYYAFFTGEGAAFNGEVELRGLKAGSYHVVDYADGKDLGAVQADAGGVAKLKTEFKEHLLLEVSGK; encoded by the coding sequence ATGAAGCGCAACGGGCGGGGCAGCTTTCCTCAATCGTATTCTTCCATTCTTGTACTGATGCTGGCCGGGTTTGCCGGGCTCATGCTCAGCTGCACGAAGGTGTCGGTGCAGCCGAAAGCGCCGCCGTCGCGCCCTTCCTACATTAATGTCGAAGTGCGCGATGGAGGGCCAGTCGTGATAACCACGAGCGCGGCCGAGTTTCAGATTTTGCCTTCCGGTTTCTTGCAGGCCAGTCTTTTGAAAGATGGTAAACACCTGACGCTCGACGAGCCGAATGTGGGATCGACGGGGGGCAGCGACTCGATCATCCTCGCGGGCAAGGAACTGGATTTCGTTCCGGACTTTTCTGCGGCGAAGGTTCTCGAAAGCAACGGCAAGCTGGGACGTGGAAAGCGTGTGGAAATTCCGGCGCACCCTCTCGCGCCATCCGGAGTAGCCATCGATCGCATGCTCGTCGTGGAAGCATATGACGACTTTCCGAATATCGCCCTGGTGAGCAGTACGTACAAGAATGTAGGAACAACCGATATACCGATCGAACAGGTATGGATGCAGCAGCATCGCCTAAATGCCAGGCAGGTCGATTCCAAAGCGGAGCCCTACGACATGTGGTCGTTTCAGGGATCGAGTTACGAGTGGGGCAAAGATGACGTTGTGAAGCTGACGCGGACTTCGTCGCAGCCGAATGCGATGGGTGAGATGGTGAAAGGCGGCTACGGGGGCGGGATTCCGGTGGTCGCGTTCTGGACGGCGCAAGTGGGTGAGGCGATTGGGCACGTTGAGACGCTGCCGTGGACATTGTCGATGCCGGTGAAAGCTGAGAAGGACGGTCGCATTTCGGCGAGTGTTGAGATTCCGGTGAATGCGACGCTGAAGCCGGGAGAGAGTTATTCGTCACCGCGCAGTTTCGTTTCTGTATATGCGGGAGACTACTACGAGCCGCTGCGAATTTGGTCGAGCGTGCTGCAAAAAGAAGGATGGGAAATTCCCAAGCCGTCGAGCGAAGCTTATAACGTGAGCTGGTGCGGATGGGGCTACGAGTTCAACGTGACGCCGGCGCAGATGCTGGGCACGGTGCCGAAGTTGAAGGAACTCGGCATCAAGTGGGCGACCCTCGACGATCGTTGGTTCGATACGTATGGCGACTGGAATCCGCGGGCCGATACGTTTCCCGGAGATTCGATCAAGAAGATGGTCGATGATTTTCATAAACAAGGCATACTCGCGCAGTTGTGGTGGCTGCCGATTGCGGTAGAGGATGGCCAGGGGAAATATGAATCGCACAAGTATGCTATGTCGCAGGTGGTCAAGGAACATCCGGAGTGGTTGATTCTCGATAAGAATGGAAAGCATGCGCGGATCACACGCGATCTCGCGGCGCTCGATCCGTCGCTGCCGGAGGTGCAGGCTTACTATAAGCAGCTCACGGAGAAATTTATTCGCGACTGGGGATTTGACGGATCGAAGCTCGACAACATTTACAGCGTGCCGGCGTGCTATAACCCGGCGCATCATCACAAGTCGCCGCAGGAGTCGGTGAACGCGATGGGCGAAGTGTACAAGACGATTTTTGAGACGACGCGGGCGATCAAGCCGGAGAGCGTGACCCAGGCGTGTCCGTGCGGGACGCCGCCGTCGCTGGCCTGGCTGCCGTTTATCGATCAGGCGGTGACGGCCGATCCGGTGGGCGCGGCGCAGGTACGGCGGCGCATCAAGATGTATAAGGCGCTGCTGGGGCCGGAGTCGGCGGTGTATGGCGATCATGTGGAGCTTTCGTCCATGACTCCCACGGGCGGAGGGAATTGGAGTGAACACGGAGAAGACTTCGCGTCGACGCTGGGAACGGGCGGCGTGCCCGGTACGAAATTTGTGTGGCCCGATCCGGGCGCGAAGTTCAAGCCGGTCGCGCTGACAGCCGAGAAAGAGGAGCGCTGGAAAAAATGGATTGGCCTCTACAACGAGAAGATGCTCTCGAAGGGCGAGTTCCGCGATCTGTATGTCTACGGGTATGACGTGCCTGAGGGATATGCGATTGAGAAAGACGGCAAGATGTATTACGCGTTCTTCACGGGCGAGGGCGCGGCGTTCAATGGCGAGGTGGAACTGCGCGGGTTGAAGGCGGGTTCGTATCACGTCGTAGATTATGCGGATGGAAAAGACCTGGGTGCGGTGCAGGCCGACGCGGGAGGCGTGGCAAAGTTGAAGACGGAGTTCAAGGAGCATTTGCTGCTCGAGGTGAGTGGGAAGTAG
- a CDS encoding YdcF family protein, whose translation MTDEPANQHPLGRWWFRLSIVFVLTVLSFVAVTSVQVVRTASLEEIHSADAIVVFGAAEYSGRPSPVLRARLDHALEVFHRGVAPVVITTGGAASDPTFSEGGVGRDYLMRHGVPERSLIAETQGRDTAESAVRVAVIMRANGLHNCIAVSDAYHVFRIRKLLEHEGIAPVYVAPRPDSRPHSLWQRQLAVLREATSYLLWRMGIT comes from the coding sequence ATGACGGACGAACCCGCCAACCAGCATCCCCTCGGCCGCTGGTGGTTTCGCCTGTCGATCGTGTTCGTATTAACCGTGCTTTCTTTCGTGGCTGTCACCTCCGTGCAGGTCGTACGCACGGCTTCTCTCGAAGAAATTCATTCTGCGGATGCAATTGTAGTTTTCGGCGCGGCCGAGTACTCGGGCCGTCCATCGCCCGTGCTGCGCGCACGGCTCGACCATGCTCTGGAAGTTTTTCATCGCGGAGTCGCGCCGGTCGTGATCACGACCGGGGGAGCGGCGTCCGATCCCACGTTCAGCGAAGGCGGCGTGGGCCGCGATTACCTGATGCGCCACGGCGTCCCTGAGCGCAGTCTGATTGCCGAAACCCAGGGCCGCGATACCGCGGAATCCGCCGTGCGCGTGGCCGTTATTATGCGCGCCAATGGCCTGCACAATTGCATTGCCGTGAGTGACGCTTACCATGTCTTCCGTATCCGCAAACTTCTCGAGCACGAAGGCATCGCCCCCGTTTACGTTGCCCCGCGTCCCGACTCGCGCCCCCACAGCTTATGGCAGCGCCAACTCGCCGTCCTGCGCGAGGCGACGAGCTATTTGTTGTGGCGCATGGGAATTACTTAA
- a CDS encoding tetratricopeptide repeat protein has protein sequence MSQSRLSAAPTCIGYNPGKSRNLSVFFTLYSFTVQRAPSTIGLLLIALFLGPEALPLGDASAQTAANPPSTKSPTAKSAEQLAVQRGQEALKGGDIARARVEFEKAVRLAPNDADAQAALGWILAQQGEGDGAVAHLRAAIKGRPQSVETRLTLAGVLSRAGKSAEAETEGRTAIKIAPENAEAHRMLAKIVSQQPGDEAVSEMRRAVELSPERADLRDELGTILAQRNQFADAEASYKEALRLQPSFEPSLFHLGAVHLQEQKLDDAARELGKAVELSPQDATAHYYLAKTFAAQSKTVEALAELRKAATLRPERFELQIELGLACQHAGDSDGAVAAFGEAVKLKPQDAEAYNDLGLALVQKGDAAGSIPKFKMAAQLRPEDGTFRGNLAIAYLQRADFDAAITELDAALKLAPENASLHYNLGLAYKLKDQLDKAVVEFQNAISLQPDLADAHYTLGVLFWQRGEFDKATEELKKAIQSKPGYAEAHYTQGTILKQQGKFPEAAAALREAIRLQPDFAGAHTTLAAVLRQLGDADGAATEAKEGARIAASTNNLQAATFSTNSGKRLLGAGDVDGAIAQFRSAITSEPNYAAAHYQLGLALRQKGLMGEARKEFQRAAELDPRLTAP, from the coding sequence GTGTCCCAATCGCGCCTATCGGCCGCGCCAACCTGTATTGGATATAATCCGGGAAAGAGCCGGAATCTTTCAGTATTCTTCACTCTGTATTCATTCACTGTGCAGCGGGCTCCTTCCACGATCGGTTTACTTCTCATCGCGCTATTCCTCGGCCCAGAGGCGCTCCCGCTAGGCGACGCATCGGCGCAGACCGCGGCGAACCCTCCTTCTACTAAATCGCCCACTGCAAAATCTGCCGAACAGTTGGCCGTGCAGCGGGGACAAGAGGCGCTCAAAGGCGGGGATATTGCGCGGGCGCGGGTGGAATTTGAAAAAGCGGTGCGGTTGGCTCCAAATGATGCGGATGCGCAGGCGGCGCTGGGATGGATTCTGGCGCAGCAGGGAGAAGGCGATGGAGCAGTAGCGCATCTGCGAGCCGCGATTAAGGGCAGGCCCCAATCCGTTGAAACGCGACTGACCTTGGCGGGAGTGCTCTCGCGGGCGGGAAAATCGGCAGAGGCAGAGACGGAGGGGCGCACGGCCATCAAGATTGCGCCCGAGAATGCGGAAGCGCATCGCATGCTGGCTAAGATTGTAAGCCAGCAGCCGGGGGATGAAGCGGTGTCGGAGATGCGGCGCGCGGTTGAACTGTCTCCGGAGCGGGCCGATCTGCGGGATGAACTGGGAACGATCCTGGCACAGCGGAATCAGTTTGCCGACGCCGAGGCCTCATATAAAGAGGCGCTGCGGTTGCAGCCGAGCTTTGAGCCCTCACTCTTTCATCTGGGGGCGGTGCATTTGCAGGAACAGAAACTCGACGACGCCGCCCGAGAATTAGGCAAGGCGGTGGAGTTGTCGCCGCAGGATGCCACGGCGCATTACTATCTGGCGAAGACTTTCGCGGCGCAATCGAAAACCGTTGAGGCGCTTGCAGAATTGCGCAAGGCCGCGACGTTGCGGCCGGAGCGGTTCGAATTGCAGATTGAGTTAGGGCTGGCCTGCCAGCATGCGGGCGACAGCGATGGAGCAGTGGCGGCGTTTGGCGAGGCGGTCAAATTGAAGCCGCAAGATGCGGAAGCTTACAACGATCTGGGGCTGGCACTGGTGCAAAAAGGGGACGCGGCGGGATCGATCCCAAAGTTCAAGATGGCGGCGCAATTGCGTCCCGAGGACGGGACGTTTCGTGGAAATTTGGCGATCGCCTATCTACAGCGTGCAGACTTCGACGCGGCAATCACCGAGCTGGACGCGGCTCTGAAACTCGCACCCGAGAATGCATCCCTGCACTACAACTTGGGTCTTGCATACAAGTTGAAAGATCAGTTGGACAAAGCGGTCGTTGAATTTCAGAACGCGATCTCGTTACAGCCCGACTTGGCGGATGCGCATTACACCTTGGGAGTTTTGTTCTGGCAACGGGGAGAGTTCGACAAGGCTACAGAGGAGCTGAAAAAGGCAATTCAGTCCAAGCCCGGTTATGCGGAAGCGCACTACACGCAGGGCACGATTCTGAAGCAGCAAGGGAAATTTCCGGAGGCCGCGGCGGCGTTGCGGGAGGCGATCCGGTTGCAGCCGGATTTTGCCGGAGCGCATACGACGCTCGCGGCGGTGTTGCGGCAGTTAGGCGATGCGGACGGTGCGGCGACGGAAGCGAAAGAGGGAGCGAGGATCGCGGCCTCGACGAACAACCTTCAGGCGGCAACGTTTTCGACGAACTCCGGGAAGAGATTGCTGGGTGCGGGGGATGTGGACGGCGCGATTGCGCAGTTTCGTTCGGCGATTACTTCGGAGCCGAACTATGCGGCCGCACATTATCAACTTGGGCTGGCGCTGCGTCAGAAGGGACTGATGGGCGAGGCCAGGAAAGAATTTCAGAGGGCGGCGGAGCTGGATCCGCGGTTGACGGCGCCGTAG